In the Anolis sagrei isolate rAnoSag1 chromosome 1, rAnoSag1.mat, whole genome shotgun sequence genome, CATGTAGATACTTTTTTGTACAATTGGCTAACATCAGGCTCCAACCAAGGGCTGTGTCTCTTCTGCTTTTACTCCAAAAGCTTGTTGTTTATTTCTAGTTACCATTTGCTTAATGTCTGGCTCCAAGGTCCAACAACATAGGAGTGGGGTAAATAACCTGCTGGGTGAGGACACGATGTTGCAGCGGTGTCCCAAAACTTTGTAACTAAATcatctatttctctttctctcctggtGCTGCTGACAGCCATTGAACCAGACAATTTTAGGGAGATCTTTCCTTTGTTAAATAATACATTTGGATTTATTTCAGGTGGTAGATTGTTTACTGGTTCTCTTTTTATGTCTCTTTAAGTGGATGTTTTGGCTAACAAGAGGTCTAGAGAAGGAAGTTCTGCTCTGGGTTCCAGTTTCTCCACCTGATGTTTACAGGAATCAAATTCCAAGGTCTTCTGTGTTGGAATATCAAAATTTTAGTCAGGGCAGCAGTGCAAAAGGCCCCCAGTCTCAGCAGACCTTAGGGGCTACTTGAGTAAGTTCTCATCTCACACCTTCACCTCTGTTTATCTTCCTATCCCTTGTCATCTGTTTACTTTTGAGCTTTTCTGGGCAGAGAAAGTTTTTTGTCCTGTATTCCAGCATAACCTACAACTGTGGACCCCTTCTCTTTGATACATCAGAGCTACTGGGCTGAAATGTGTGGGTTTGCTTGGCATTAAAGAATGGAGAAATATAGCATAGTGTGCTGGTAGCTGGGAACTATAAGTACTTGACTGGTATTCATGTGCCAGGATGAAAAGATTCGCTGTTGCAGTTGCAGACTTGAAATTGGAAAACTTGATTCTTTTCCTTAGGATGTTTTTGACATGTCAGATGACAAACCTAACAAAACAAGACTAGTGCAGCTATGAACCCACACCCAGAAAAACACAGACACATGAGAATTATTATTCAagtctctagaacagtggttctcaacctgtgggtccccaggtgttttggcctacagctcccagccagtaggatttctgggagttgaaggccaaaacatctggggacccacaggctgagaaccaacTGATCTAGAATAATTTTAGTATCTAGAATATTCTAGGCACATAAGATCTAGTAAACAACCCAAAACTACCGTATTTCTTGTATTCTCATTTTGAAGCAGAATATTCCCCATCACGGGTTGAAATTTCAAAGAATTCTAGGATAAACTAATTTCTGAGGCATAATAATATGGAATCAAGGTTTTTTAACCCCTTTTGCATGGTACGTAAGCAAGTCAAGCACTCTACATGTGCCAGCATCAAGTGTGTTCCCACTTGAATATTAACTCAGAGCATCTTATGTTGAATTTTGGTGTGTTTTAGAATTTCAATCAGAAATTTCATAAGTCATACCAAAGTAGCCTCAACTGAATGTCCTTCTGCAGTGTTGAAGAATTCGAGCTGATGGGTGTTGTGAGAGCTATTTATTGGAAGAGGCGAGTTCTCTTACATGCCTCTATTCCCAAACCACCACCACTATCCCTTCATAGGTGGAATTCCTGTGTAACCTTTTAGAAACTTGAAATAGGACACTACTTCTGGAAGAAGGCTGACATGTCTAAACTGATTTGTGCATGACAGCAGGAGCCAAGCATGTTCATACTAGGCTTTATAAAGAAACTGCCCTCGATAAGAGTTAAATAAATCATCCTCATCCTGTGTGATCCTTCCCCCTTCAGAGAGGTAACGGTGTTTGTCTTCTTTCAGCAGAGAGACGCGGGGCCTTCAAGTGCACTGGGCATGGCCCCTGTCCAAGGCTCTTTTCACATTGTGCTTCTGTCTGCCCGACCCAAGCAGTGCAATGTTAAAAGGGCATTGGGTGGGTGGCTGCAGCAGCATGAAGCCTCCCAACCTCAGGCATTGAGCCTCAGTACATGCGAGGTCAAAAGGTTGCATCTTGGAGAAAAGGTACAGTGCCCAAAAGTAGGCAGTCCATCTACCCCTGCCTTCATGTGGGGCTGACCAACATCAATTGCTGGGTTAGATAATTCACCAGGCATTGGGGTAGCTGTGGGGATACCTGAGGGAAAGTTAATGATGGGTTCATTCCTTGTAAGTCAGCTGTGGCAATCTTTTTGAGGCAAATGTCAGCAGGCCAACCTATAGAATAAATGTTCATGTATCTGGGTCTCCCTTGTGTTCTTGTACATTTAATCAGTTCTCAGTCGGTGATCGTCTGAAGGGAGGAAAAGGCCTTCTAAGTGAAAAGGCAGATGTGGGAAGCTGTGCCAACAAATGCCTGAAATGAAATAGTTTTACACACCAATTTCCCAATTATAAATGGGAGAAAACATTATTGACCCATGGATTGTGTACTTGGGTTTCCTAATGTTTGCTCAGTAGTGCTGCTGCTTGTTTTGAAATGTTGAGTTAGATATTTTAGCCAAGGCAATCAGCTGTTGTTTCTGTTTCAAACAAATCCTTTTGGAATATTTGACCAGCAAGCTTTTTCCCTTGTGAATGGAATTGCTGGCTTTGTGTTGAACCCTAGCAAGGAAATAGGACGACGGACGCAATTGTTACTATGccatttgttggtttgttttaaaTACAAAACACTTTTATTATACAAAAAGATACCTGCGCTGGTGACAGTGCTTGAGGCTTTGCTCCCACTTGATTCCCCCCAccctttctttgtgtgtgtggtggggggacTGTGGGGGTCCAAAGTGCCCCGGGATCACAAGCACATGACGacccaaaacaaaagaaacagacTCCATAGAATAAACATGGGGAAAATACCACGGCAGTGTTCAGGGAAAGGGGATGGTGACAGGGAGGTGAACTACCATGGCCCCATGTGGAGAGGGACTGTTCCTCTGTCCCCTACCTCCAGGATACTTGTTATTTCATGATGGGAGACtgagtctccctccagccttcTCTGTCCAACACCGATAGGCTGACAAACACTTTCCATTtctccccaccaaaaaaaaaaaagaaaaaaaaaagagagcatAAGAAGCTCCCTTAAACTGAACCAGACCACTGGGTCCTTCCTGCACAGTATTGTCAGTTGTGACCATCAGCAGTTGCCCAGGGCCTTGGGATAAGATCGGTTGCAGCTCCTTGAGGTTCTCTTTTAAACTGGGAAACGAGCTGTCAACATGCACTATGTGCTTTAACCACTAAGCTGTGCCCCCTCTGTCAGAGCTCCCAGACTTTTCTGCCTCATCCAGAAAGGACTGTGTCTTTCTTATACAAAGGACTGCCTAAGTCAAGCCGGCTTCCAGGCTTGCAGTTCCGAGTGCCCCAGTTTTTCCTACGCAACAAGTGCTTAGCTGGGGAAGGGGTAGCATGCCCTGTAACGGGTCAAGTAGAATCCCACTCACAATCCTCCCACATTGGCCCCTGTACCCTGTGAACTTGCCCTTCTTCTGTAGGGGTGGCGTGGGGCCCTCCAAACTGTGGATCCAACATTTCAGGAAGTACAAGAGGTTTGGGAGAAGGGTCCTGGTCTTTCCACTTCCACGGGTGATGCTGTGCGAGAGATGGGGTGGGGAAGGGACTGGGTTAGTTGTGCCGGGGTGCCAGCTGTGGTTGTGGGGTTAGGAAAGGGCAAGGCATGCTACGCAGGAAGGTGTGCATCCAGAGAGTCCCTCCTCAGTCCCAGCCGTTGTCCTTCACCATATGTGACATCTCAATAATATACTTTCCTTCTTTGTACTTCTGGCTGGTCTCGAAGGCTTGTTCCTGGTGAATAAGGAAATGGGAAGATATGAGCCCACTCACTTCAGACAGTATCTGCCACATCTGCCTCCCTACAAATCTGTAGTATGCGGACACAGACTGCTTCCAAAAAGGGGGAGACATATGTGCAAGAAAACCATAAATGACAATAGAGGTATTGGAGACTGGCATTTCTGCTGGTATgatgtgagagctggagactAATCTGGATTTACAGGGTTTCCATGCTTTTGACCCATGATCTCACAGAGACACTAGCTTCCCCGTTTTCAGAAAGATTTCTCCATGAATCCTGATTTGAAGAGGGTTTGTTTTCTATACAGGTTCAATACTGCATTCAATACTCACATATTTCCACCCCAGTGTAGTCTTGCAGCTTTCGCAGAATATATCAGCAACCGAATGGAGACCTGTGAGCAAGAGGCGTTGCTCAGCCGGACCACAGCCCACATTGACCCTGCAGTAAAAGAAATTAAGAGGAAATTAAGCATCTGTAGTGTTACCCTCACCAGTTGCAATCTATTCTATGACATTTGTAATAGATTTTCacatagaagagaaagaaaagtattTCAAGCACACTCTTGCTTTCAGGGGTAATATGACTATTAAGAAGTTCTCTGTAACTTAAACATAGTTTATATATTCAGTATGAAATCCCAACACTTCCAACTTCTAGATCTAAATCTATTGAGCAACTATGGATACAGAGGTGTCACAACCATCCTGTCATCTCTTAAATTTACTctttcacaggaaaaaaaaatccagtctaCTGACTGAACCTGAAGATGGAGCTCTGAGAACAGAGGTACTCTGATTTTGGTCCTGTAGTGACCTCTCATGGCCAGGAGAAGGACCTACACAACAATGAACCTTACCCAGAACAAGAAGGTTGGGACACATCCATACTGCAGAACCATTCTAATTACCACACTGGTgtctaggaaagaaagaaagctaggACAAACATGTTCTGAGCTTACTCATACTTCTACATACCTTCCTTCTAGATTTAGTGTTACGTACTCAGATGCAACTATTGTGTATTGAGAGTTCTTCAAGTCATTAAGGTGTTCTGGCAACTTGAGAATAGTAGGAGCAACAAAGGTTTGAAGTTTCAAGAAGCCAAACATCGTCTTCCAAGTCAGGTAAAGATGATGGAAGTAGGAGTAGGCAGGCTGCTAGCTGCAGAAGTTGAGATGGATCTAAACCTAGGAATTGCTATGTGCCCTGGAGGCACAGATGCATCTCTTAAATACATGATGCATATGTTCACTGCAGTAGTCTCTTAATATGCAAACACATGAGTTATTGCCATTGTAGCATGATATAACAAGATCCTTCAGGCAGCAGAAAAATGAATCCTGGGCTGCCAATGAGGTAGTGCTCCTTAATTTCAAGTTGATACAAACCAGAAATTAAATTACACCATCCTGAGGTGTGGCATTAGTAAATTACAGGTGAAGAACGTTCACTCTTGTCCAAATAAGGTTTTCTTGTggatttccttcccttttgagTCTAAGATGACCTCTTCTTTCTAACAATCCTTTTATTTATTAAGGGTTTGATTGCAGAAGGCCTTTTGACTGAGAAGTACAATAAATCACCATGTTTTAACTGCCTTTAAAATTACTGTAAATTAATATATTCAATAAAGTGGGTCCTTGATATCTAGTGGGATTTGGTTCCAAGATctcccaaaatccatggattctcctatcccattatatacaatggtatagaAAAATGGTACCCCAAAAAGcaaaaagtttgctttttgagtagttaaatccatggatatggcTGGATCCATGAGTATAGCTATTCTTTTTGTGGGGTGGTGGCATTGTgccttattttaatttatttattttgaattttattataagctgccttgaatcacaTATTGGGAAAGGgtgaaatgtaaatatataataaaaccacaatggCTGCCATGCATTAGCCAGTAACCAATATGGACCATCAATGGGAACCTCCTACAAGCTGTTAAAAAGAGACCTTTTTTTTCACCAACCTGATCAAGCACATCCTATCACTGAAAAAAAAGGTCAACAGTTTCTGAAGATAGCTATAATATCCTAACAGCACTGAATTCTATTTCTGGGGAAAAGAGATGATTTACTATTCCAAAACAACAGTTTGCTGGGCTGGGTTTGACAGCTATGGGAAGCGAATGTTGAATTCCTATGACTCAATCAAACTGACTTGGAGCTAAGCCAAAGGCCactgaaaaatgaagaaaaagaaagtgaGTTTTTCTTCACTGCCAGAATCGCAGCACAAAGGTCCCCAGAGAACCTTTTGCACCTTAAGCTGTATTTTGCATATATTGTATCAAAAAGGAAATGCACAGCCTGGTAAGGAAGAAGGGCACTGAGGAATTTGCTAGTTGAAGAGTTAATACTCTAATCAACCTTTGCAGAAGTATTcagtattaaaataaatacaaaaggcAAGAGGAACAAATGGTTCATAATTGAATTGGAAGACATAAATGGTAAATAAGGGACATTTCATAGGCACTATAATTGATCATTCAGACAGAGTGAGAACTGTTCCTGTCGCCAGCAGTAAGAGAACCAAGAGAAGATCAGGCTCAAAGGTCAGCAATGTATCATCTTGTAGGTGACTCAGCCCGGCAGCCAAAAGAGAACTCTGATGACACAAGCAAGGAAGCCAGGCAGGACTTCTAGTGTAAGGCCCAAAGATCAAGCACAGACTTCCAAcaggaggatggatggaaggcCAGTGTTGAATTGGAGACCGGCTTTGTACAACAAGGGTTGGACAAAGAGACAAATGAACCATTACTTCCTTTTCCTTGAATGTGATTTCTTCCTAAAAGGGTAAAAGATGCTAGAAATTGACCGCTCATCTCTAATTCCATGTGGGTGCTAGTGGGAGGGCATCACTGTGTTGTAAGAGTTTCCCTCTGCATAAATTCGGCAGTGctattttgatgtattgtcgaaggctttcatggccagaatcattggattgttgtaggtttctttaggtttcttcctgacatttcacctgcatctatggcgtgcatcctcagaggttgtgaggacctctttGCCTGCCTCAGTACTCATATTCTCCCCACATTTTCACCCACCCCCCAACAAAGAAAACCAATGACAAGAGGACACTCACACAGAATTGAAAAGATAGGCGCGACCGTGACTTCCCTGGAAGGACTGTGGAAATAAAGTATACGAGTTACAACTCTCTTCCTtggcaggtttttttaaaaaaccaattcccCCCAACATTTTGCCCCAAAGCATGTATTTCCAAAAGAGACCAAGAGTATTCCTGGACCCAATAAGACATCATGGTCTTTCTTTTCATGTctggagcagcttgagaaactgcaagtctcttctggtgtgagagaattggccatctgcaaggacattgcccaggggaagcccagatgtttttgatgttttgccatccttgtgggaggcttttctcatgtcccagcatgagctgacagagggagctcctccggattcgaacctctgacctattggtcttcactcctgccagcacaagggtttaacccattgtgacatGGTAGGATGTTGTTATTACTGCTGTTGCGAAATAGTGCCCTTTGGCGGTTCTTGGAAGTATTTTGACTGGGATAGCATTGCTAGTGGATACTGAGAGCTGTTTGGatgtttttggggggagggtaGGGGAAATTTTCCAGGCGTAGTCCTGAGATGACACAGGAAAAGCATTAAGTGCCAGAAAGTCTGGTAGTTGTTCTTTAGCTTCTCACCAGGATTGTGGGGCATGCCTACCTTTGAGATGAGTTCATCATGCTTGGCCAGGTGTGCCCGACAGTGGACACAGCTGTATGTACGGTGACACCGCGGCAGGTAACTGCGGAAAGTCTTGGTGGGGAGGCACGGTGCAGGTGGCACTGGCTCACAGCTAGGCATGACAGGCTGGAGAGCAATGCCCTGTCTAGGTGGAGGAGCTGGCGCCGTGCAGCCTCCACACAGGCGATCGCAAGTGAAGCAGCGGAGCAAGTTGGCTAGAGCCGTGTTTCAGAGAAGGGAAGTTTGGGGGGGCTGCAGTGCCAGGCCCCCCCGAGATGAGAACCAGACCGAAAGGGGAGTCACCTGCAGAGGAGAAGAAAAACCATGCAAATATCAAGCAAATCCCACTTCCTTTTCCCTATGTGTCAGATACTAAAGAAAGTGATCTCAATCTCTTATGATACTGGAAGCAATAACGGTTAGTGGCTTCCATACATTGGAGCAGCAAATCCATGCTGTGttttaggcctcatctacactgaccacggGAGCTTGTTGTCTGGTTGCCACAGTTTGAAACATACACATCCATGCCATGTTTTAGGCCTCGTCTATACTGATCATTTAATAAACTAGTATTGAATTTCGTTGTGCAGATGATTGCataggaaccagtttgaggcccagatgatgACTGCACAAGCCACAGAGCATCAAAGACTTCTTTTGTGTGCCTtcgtgggagtttgttgtctggttgccacagtttgaagctaagtacacacacacacacacacacacacacataaaaggtAATCATTACAAATATTCTCACTTAATTTTATGTTGATTTCCTATTGTCTGAATTATTCCTGATGAATATGCATAATGGGTTGTTCTATACCGATATAATAAgctaacttcaaactgcattaaagggTATGAGGAAGCTACCTAAGATACTGAACCCTTATTTTGAGAGTAGGGTGTTGAACTTTCGGTCTTTTAAAGGTTAGACTAAAACCAGGAGCAGATTAATGACATGGAAGCTGCCAACTGTCTCGTAGTTTTGTCTTTAACTGCATTATCCTATTCATTGATCTGCAATAAGAACAATTGGACCTTTGTTCCACAGTCACAATAAGTAACATATGTGAGTCCTCAAATTACCTGTAAAACAAAGTGGTGGGCGAGAGGGGATCTACCCAGTTTGTGCCAAGCTCAAGAGATGTGTTAAAAGAGAGCTATGTTCTGAATTAAGCCATTTTGGATACACAGAATTCAAACCCTTAGCTCAGCCTATTGTTCCTGTTTCATGTAGTTCTTGCAAAGCTGAAGAGCGAAGAAGTTCATTGAAATCAGTTTTCTCTGTGAGCCAAAGAGTGCAGATGTCTCACATTATACATTGTTTATCCTCCCAACTTTGATCATAAGACAAGCCAAGGGAAAGCTGCTACTGGTTCTTGCTTTTGTTTAAACACACAATCGCATATATGCAACTCATGCCTGGGCTGAACAGTCACGGGTATGAGCCTGAGTTCTGTGGGATTGACTTGTGTTTTTGGCTTCTGCCATTATCACGTATGAATGAAAAAGCAATGAACTCTTTCATGTTCACTGGATTTAGAAACTTGCCTTGTTTCCTGCCCTCTTCCCACAGGCTCCCAGGTACCTGCAGCCATTTTAGCCTCCTGCCAGAAcccgagggtgcatctacattggaaTCAATGGAGTTTGACAAAGCTGCTTTAACCTGGGaattgttgtttgtttggtttgtgtctgtgtgtgtgtcaggagtgacttgagaaactgcaagtcgcttctggtgtgagagaattggccgtatgcaaggacgttgcccagaagactcccgaatgttttgatgttttaccatccttgtgggaggcttctctcatgtccctgcatggggagctagagctgacagagggagctcaacctgctctccccgatTTGACCCGCTagtctgtcagtcagcagtcctgctggcacaaggcattaacccagtggttttcaacctgtgtgtccccagatgttttgaccttcaactcccaaaaatcctaacagctggtaaactggctggaatttctgggagttgtaggtcaaaacacctggggacctacaggttgagaaccactgctttaacccactgcgccactgtttGCTGAGTccccagtactctttggcagaggaagctagagaccttgtaaaactacaactcccatgattccatagcattgagccatggcagttcatgtggtgtcaaactgcattaaatggaccCCAAGGCATTGGACTTTTATTTTGGAGGAAGAGACCCCCTTCTGGTATGGAACTGAGGTAGTGCCACACAACAAGGGCTTGATGTTGTGTGGACTCATCACGACTGACCCTGTGTGCCAAGGCGACGTCTCCCATTCCCCAAACCAGCCATTGCCATTGCCAGGACCCTCTGACAGCCTCCCTGGACACGCCCCCTTTCGCGACTCGCCTCCTCCTCTCGGCTCGCGGGAGCCCCCTAGCGGCCTCCCACGGAAATCCCACCGAGCCCCGTCCATTCAAAGGCGCCCACTGGCCCCCTTGGCTGAATGGACCCCAGGCCCCGCGGGCGCTCCCCCTGGCGGCGGGAAGGCGGCACGGCGCCTCTCCCGGGCAGGCTTTCGGGGAACTGTCCTCTGGGCCAGGGGCGcttgttgtccccccccccccccactcgagGTTATTTTGGTCCCTTCCGGCTTTTCGTGACGATGCAGCCAGAAGAATCCCAGCAAAACATTCTCAAAATAGGCTTAGAAGGatcaaggaaaaaagagggagaaagagagagaaaaggaagggggttTCATGGACCCCACGCGCGGGTGGCCGCAAAGTCTGACTCGGGTGGGAAATAAACGCGGGGTTGAAGttcccttttggggggggggttaaggagaGAAAGGAGCCGGTGTAGAGGAAAGGGCCCCACGGAGACCAAGGGGACACGAGTGGGGGGACTGGGGACGGGGAAAGTTTGCAATGGAGGAAAAGGCAGCAGCATCGGAGGAGCCTTCTCCTCCtcgcttccctcctcctcctccctttgccCGGCTCACCTTGAAACCCGGTCCCGTGGGAGCGCCACGAGTGGGGGGCCTCCTTCTCCGCCCCGCGGGCCCTGCGTGGGGTCGCGCCAAGGAGAGCGCCGCTTCTTCCTCACCGGCGGCGGCTTCGGTGCGCCCTCTCTAGCCGAATGTGGCGGTGTGTTGTGGATCCGCATCATAACATTGTGAGTCATGCATCCCGCccgccctcttcctctcctccccctccctctcctcctgccACAGCTACGTCACAGACACGGGGGGCAAGAGCATGGGGggcagccaggcaggaagagggGAGTCGGAAGATTCCCAAAAGATGGGGCAAAAGAGGGCGAGAAAGGGCCCCTCGCCAAGGTGAAGCGCGGGGGGAAATAATCCGACCCACGTCGCGCGTCCCCGTGGCAAACCTCTGAcgcagggagaaaggaaggaagagtcaCAAATCTGCAGCCTCACTCTCGGGGATGAAATGCCCAGCAGCTGAGCCTGGAGACTGAGGAGGGACGCAGCCCCGACACGCGAGGACCTTCAGGTTCCTGCGCCACCCTTGACACGCGGTCAACCTTGAGACGCCCCAAACCCCGGTCGACCTGAAGAGGAACCTGTTCCCACAGCAGAACGAGGTGGAAACCAATCTGAGAGTCAAAAACATGGGGCCAAAGAGTACTCCCCACTCATGTCCCCCTTCAAAAAAAGTTCTGGCATTGATTTCTACAAGCCAGAGCTGTAGCCATTCACCAAGCAGCAGCACTAACTAGTTCTGTTGATCCTTCTATAGAGAATCAGAAACTTTTCTCTTTAgcatgcatctataccaggcctgggcaaacttgggccctccctccaagtgttttggacttcaactcccaccattcctaatagcctcaggcccccttttttttccccttaagcggcagagggaaaaaagaaaggggcctgaggctattaggaatggtgggaattgaagtccaaaacacttggagggagggcccaaatttgcccaggcTTGATCTATactctagcccagtgtttctcaaccttcccaatgccacgaccccgtaacacagttcctcatgttgtggtgaccctcaaacataatactattttcgttgctacttcataactgtgattttgctactgttataaatcaagtaaatgtctgatatgcaggatgtattttcattcactggacaaaatttggcacacatacccgatacgcccaattttgaatactggtttcgattttgtcatttgggagatgtatttgctgggatttatagttcgcctacaatcaaagaacattctgaactccaccaacgatgggattgaaccaaacttggtacacagaactcccatgatgaacagaaactactggaagggtttgctggacactgatcttgagttttggagttgtagttcacctgcatccagagagcattgtggactcaaacaatgatggatctggaccaaacttggcacactcaatatgcctaaatgtgaacactggtggagtttggggaaaacagaccttgac is a window encoding:
- the YPEL4 gene encoding protein yippee-like 4, which gives rise to MPSCEPVPPAPCLPTKTFRSYLPRCHRTYSCVHCRAHLAKHDELISKSFQGSHGRAYLFNSVVNVGCGPAEQRLLLTGLHSVADIFCESCKTTLGWKYEQAFETSQKYKEGKYIIEMSHMVKDNGWD